Proteins co-encoded in one Streptomyces diastaticus subsp. diastaticus genomic window:
- a CDS encoding winged helix DNA-binding domain-containing protein: protein MTDGQRRARLGVRHALAPSARADGPAGAARAVVALHSTDPSSVHVAAWARTRDEQADAASVEHALYEDRALVRLLAMRRTVFVAPAETAAVLQAACSREVAARERRKLEGFVAASELAPDGAAAGWLAGAEEAALASLAARGEATAAELAADDARLAAQVRIGGASPHARGQSVAARLLLLLAAEGKAVRGRPRGSWTSHQYRWSPLSAWLPDGLAPWETEAARAELARLWLRAYGPGTAEDLRWWAGWTKTQTTRALKEVAPAEVELDDGTTGLVLADDLDPVPGPEPWAALLPALDPTPMGWHSRAWYLGPHRDRLYDRAGNIGPSVWWCGRIVGGWAQDRDGALVCRYLEDVGADARAAVDAEAERLAPRLGAVRLTARTRGRTWLEEELAADSG from the coding sequence ATGACGGACGGGCAGCGGCGCGCGCGGCTGGGGGTGCGGCACGCGCTCGCGCCGTCCGCGCGGGCCGACGGCCCGGCCGGGGCGGCGCGCGCGGTGGTCGCGCTGCACTCCACCGACCCGTCCTCGGTCCACGTCGCCGCCTGGGCCCGCACCCGGGACGAGCAGGCGGACGCGGCATCGGTGGAGCACGCCCTGTACGAGGACCGGGCGCTGGTCAGGCTGCTGGCGATGCGCAGAACCGTCTTCGTGGCGCCGGCGGAGACGGCCGCCGTCCTCCAGGCCGCCTGCTCCCGCGAGGTGGCGGCCCGTGAACGCCGCAAGCTGGAGGGTTTCGTCGCCGCCTCGGAGCTGGCCCCCGACGGCGCCGCCGCCGGGTGGCTGGCCGGCGCGGAGGAGGCGGCACTCGCCTCCCTGGCCGCCCGGGGCGAGGCCACCGCCGCCGAGCTGGCCGCCGACGACGCCCGGCTCGCCGCGCAGGTGCGGATCGGCGGCGCCTCCCCGCACGCGCGCGGCCAGAGCGTGGCGGCCCGCCTGCTGCTTCTGCTCGCGGCCGAGGGCAAGGCGGTACGCGGCCGGCCGCGCGGCTCGTGGACCTCGCACCAGTACCGCTGGTCCCCGCTCTCCGCCTGGCTGCCCGACGGACTCGCCCCCTGGGAGACCGAGGCGGCCCGCGCGGAGCTGGCCCGGCTCTGGCTGCGGGCGTACGGGCCCGGCACGGCGGAGGATCTGCGCTGGTGGGCGGGGTGGACCAAGACGCAGACCACGCGGGCGCTGAAGGAGGTGGCCCCGGCCGAGGTGGAGCTGGACGACGGCACGACCGGGCTGGTCCTGGCCGACGACCTCGACCCGGTCCCCGGCCCCGAGCCCTGGGCGGCGCTGCTGCCCGCGCTCGACCCGACCCCCATGGGATGGCACTCCCGCGCCTGGTACCTGGGCCCGCACCGGGACCGCCTCTACGACCGGGCGGGCAACATCGGCCCCTCCGTATGGTGGTGCGGCCGGATCGTCGGCGGCTGGGCGCAGGACCGGGACGGCGCGCTGGTCTGCCGCTACCTGGAGGACGTCGGCGCGGACGCCCGGGCAGCGGTCGACGCCGAGGCGGAACGGCTCGCCCCACGGCTCGGCGCGGTCCGGCTGACAGCACGGACCCGGGGCAGGACCTGGCTGGAGGAGGAACTGGCGGCGGACTCCG
- a CDS encoding GuaB1 family IMP dehydrogenase-related protein — protein sequence MRFLEPGTGRHTSIPPVAYDLTYDDVFMVPRRSAVGSRQAVDLSSPDGSGTTIPLVVANMTAIAGRRMAETTARRGGLTVIPQDIPIEVVTEVTRWVKQRHLVLDTPIVLAPTQTVGDALSLLPKRAHNAGVVVDEDHRPVGVVTDQDLTDVDRFTQLADVMSRDLLLLDADIAPGDAFDTLDGANRRYAPAVGADGRLAGILTRTGALRATLYQPNVDAQGRLRIAAAVGINGDVAGKARQLLDAGVDTLVVDTAHGHQESMIKAVRAVRALDPQVPIVAGNIVAAEGVRDLVEAGADIIKVGVGPGAMCTTRMMTGVGRPQFSAVLECAAEARALGKHVWADGGVRHPRDVAMAVAAGASNVMIGSWFAGTYESPGDLQQSADGRLYKESYGMASARAVRNRTSEESAYDRARKALFEEGISTSRMFLDPHRPGVEDLIDSIIAGVRSSCTYAGAASLAEFAERAVVGVQSAAGYAEGKPLHASWN from the coding sequence ATGCGTTTTCTTGAGCCCGGTACCGGTCGCCACACCTCGATACCCCCGGTCGCGTACGACCTGACCTATGACGACGTCTTCATGGTGCCGCGTCGCTCCGCAGTCGGCTCCCGCCAGGCCGTCGACCTCTCCTCGCCCGACGGGTCGGGGACCACCATCCCGCTCGTGGTGGCCAACATGACCGCCATCGCCGGACGCCGCATGGCCGAGACCACCGCCCGGCGCGGCGGCCTCACCGTCATCCCGCAGGACATCCCGATCGAGGTCGTCACCGAGGTCACCCGGTGGGTGAAGCAGCGCCACCTGGTGCTGGACACGCCGATCGTGCTCGCCCCCACCCAGACCGTCGGGGACGCCCTGTCGCTGCTGCCCAAGCGCGCGCACAACGCCGGTGTCGTCGTCGACGAGGACCACCGGCCGGTGGGCGTCGTCACCGACCAGGACCTGACCGACGTCGACCGCTTCACGCAGCTCGCCGACGTGATGTCCCGCGACCTGCTCCTGCTCGACGCCGACATCGCCCCCGGCGACGCCTTCGACACCCTCGACGGCGCCAACCGCCGCTACGCCCCCGCCGTCGGCGCCGACGGCCGCCTGGCCGGCATCCTCACCCGCACCGGCGCCCTGAGGGCCACGCTCTACCAGCCCAACGTCGACGCCCAGGGCCGGCTGCGGATCGCCGCCGCCGTCGGGATCAACGGCGACGTGGCCGGCAAGGCCCGCCAACTGCTGGACGCCGGGGTCGACACGCTCGTCGTGGACACCGCCCATGGCCACCAGGAGTCGATGATCAAGGCGGTCCGCGCGGTCCGAGCCCTCGACCCGCAGGTGCCGATCGTGGCGGGCAACATCGTCGCCGCCGAGGGCGTCCGCGACCTCGTCGAGGCCGGCGCCGACATCATCAAGGTCGGTGTCGGACCGGGCGCCATGTGCACCACGCGCATGATGACCGGCGTCGGCCGCCCCCAGTTCTCCGCCGTCCTGGAGTGCGCCGCCGAGGCCCGCGCCCTCGGCAAGCACGTGTGGGCCGACGGCGGCGTCCGGCACCCGCGTGACGTGGCGATGGCGGTGGCCGCCGGCGCCTCCAACGTCATGATCGGCTCCTGGTTCGCCGGCACCTACGAGTCGCCCGGCGACCTCCAGCAGTCCGCCGACGGCCGCCTCTACAAGGAGTCGTACGGCATGGCCTCGGCCCGCGCCGTGCGCAACCGCACCAGCGAGGAATCGGCGTACGACCGCGCCCGCAAGGCGCTCTTCGAGGAGGGCATCTCCACCTCGCGGATGTTCCTCGACCCGCACCGGCCGGGCGTCGAGGACCTGATCGACTCGATCATCGCGGGCGTCCGCTCCTCCTGCACCTACGCCGGGGCCGCCAGCCTCGCCGAGTTCGCCGAGCGGGCCGTCGTCGGCGTCCAGAGCGCCGCCGGCTACGCCGAGGGCAAGCCGCTGCACGCCAGCTGGAACTGA